The genomic window GTTGAAGGTTTGGTAGGGAGATTATCAAAACTAGGAATCAAATGGCAAGGCATTTTTTTACTAGCCTTTTATAAATCAAGTCTGGTGAGGAAAATACTAACATTGACCTCTCAAACTCATTTGTAGGCAGTACACCCCCACCTTCAGAAAACATTGGTTGATGTTCGTAAGAAGAAGATGGAAGCGGGTACAGGTCTGGACTGGGCTACGGCAGAAGCACTTGCTGTGGGGTCTCTGTTGTATCAAGGTAAACACTTATTTATATCGATGCTATTATATATGTCTGCATGGAGGGGAAGAATTTGGTTTTGATAATGAAAGAGCAGAGCCTTTGCATCTAATGTGTTAATAATGTTGTTTTGTAAGAAAAATTTATATTATCTCACTGAACCTTTTCAGTGTTGTTTTACATGTCTGTCTGATTTCAAAAGGGAGAGAGATCGAGAGATGCCTTGAAGGCCTATGCCATCCACAAAAAGGCTGAAAATGGCTGAAGCTCTAGTAGTTGACTCTAAATCTGTTGATATTAACTCTAAGCTGTTCTCTCTTGAAGGATTTAACGTTCGCATCAGTGGGCAGGACGTTGGAAGAGGAACCTTCAGCCACCGACACTTCATGCTGATTGACCAGAACGATGACAGGATGCACATTCCGCTGAACGACATTGTGGAGAACCAACCTGGATACCTGGAGGTGATGTATTACGAaggatgatactgtaatatttggGGATAGGTGGCAGACACTGctgtcacattttcttcttaGAGTATTTGGCACTTGCACTGTCAGCTTCCTCCTTACATCTAGTATGTTACTTTAACTGGTGTCACTTGtatgcatttttcattcatCATATTGCGCAGTAAGGTGAATATATGTAGGTTTGCTTTCATGCAAAGATTTTATTTTATCAGACTTTATTTGACATGCTTACTTTTTTCCGTAGGTGGCTAACAGCTCTCTATCAGAAGAGGCAGTTCTTGGGTTTGAGTATGGCATGAGCATTGAGAGCCCCAAGAACCTGATTATATGGGAGGCACAGTTTGGAGACTTCTTCAATGGCGCTCAAGTCATCATAGACACCTTTGTGGCCTCTGGAGAAAGtatgtaaaatttcatctttgctgTGTTTGTAGATTCACATGTCTTCATCTGTAGGTTTATGTCGTATGGGAAAGATGAACTTATGATTTGCATGTCAGAACTTGAAAGATGGTAGCAGAAAACAATGAACCTTCTAGAGCCACTTTCAGTTGTTCCAATGTTATGTAAGTCTTCCATTTAGTGTGTAAGCAGTGTTTCCATGTACAGGCTAACATCAGCTGTTTGTATATCTGATGATTGTGTCAACATCCACCCTCTCACTAAAGGATGTTGACACAAGGAGGCCTAATGGCCAACCATTTTCCCATCTGCTCTACAAGTAAAGTAAACACAGGAATTGCCAGTAGCTCTCTTGATTCTTTCTACATCAGCAGGTTTTGTCCACAGAATACACACACTATTACACAGCTACAATGTTACAACAGTTACATACACTGAACATTTGTGAACTGTATTTGATTTTGGTACTGCTTTGTAGTTTCAACTTTCAAGTCAAAATCAAACAACGACAATTAAACATATCTGCATACAAGAGATTAAAGCAACATTTTACAAAAGGAAAAGACATTGAAATCGTCAGCACAAAAGATCAGAAGCAAATTTCAGTAATCAGAAAGTAATGGAAACTCATGCCAACAATAGTCCCATAAAGAAATTACAGACTTATAACTGTCCATAGTTATAAGGGATGCCATTTTATAAAATTCATGACTTGCATCTGAGACTGATGTAACTGTTACTATGATAGAAATATTGTAGTTTACACAAACTTGACAGTGTTTTGACTTCAAAGTCCTCTGATTTTCTCGGGAGTTGACCAGCCTTTGGTGAAAGCTAAATATTATAGATTTACCCTGGAACTGATGGTAGACAGTTCAATTTGCGATATGTGTCCCACTGTGTTCCTTGATGCCCTGGACGAATGCCTGCTAACCGATATGTTGTTGTCCCGTCCCTCTTTTCCACAAATCTTGCAAAAAATGCTGCGAAATGTCTTTCTAAAAACTTTGTCCCTGTAGGCATATACAATAGGGTTAACAGCAGAATTTGTGAAAGGTAACATGTATACTAAAGCATAGAATGTCTTTGCATCCAATAGTATTGTTTCAGTGATAATTGTGAGCCACATGATTAGTATCATTGGTATCCAACATATGAGCAGGCAGCCCAAGATGATACTCAGAGTTTTTACAGCTTTTAGGGTGCCCAAGAATACATTCTGCTTCCGTTGCTCTGTTGTCATCATTGGTTGCACTGCTGAAATCCTCTGAGTCTGCCTTCGGGCTGCTCGGAAAACCAGGCCGTACATGACAAGGATGCAGAGGAGTGAGATGAAGACAGGGGTGATGAAAAAGTGACCGACGCTGTAGTGGTCAAATATGTCCATAACGCTGCATTCTCCTGTCTTCAAAAACTTTTGTGGATAGCACAGGCCAAAAAGGTGTACAGAACCAAATACACAGGACATCAGCCACACAAGCACCAGTAGTCCCGTCCTGGCCTTCCAGGTCATGATGTTGTGGTAGTGAAGTGGCTTCATGACTGCTATGTAGCGGTCAATGGACAAGGCAAGCAGGTTGAAAACGGAGGCACAGAAGATGCTGATTAGTGTGATCCAGTAAAACAGGCAGTTTCCATAGTTTTCTGTTACAAGCGGATGCCCGTGGAGCGTGGAAAAGATGTGGAATGTTCCTGCAATCATACCGATGATCAAGTCTGCCACGGACAGGCTCACAATGTAAAAGTTGGTAGCAACTTGTAGCTTACGCGTGAAAGCAACGGCGATAATGACGAGGCTGTTCCCTATCAGTGTGATCAGACATATGGGTCCATTCACAAACACAATCAGCAGTATTCTTGTTTGAACGCTCAAAAAGAGTTCATCTGTCCATTCTGATTTTCCATGGCAGGCCTCAGTTGTGTTTCTGATGGAGTCATTTTGTAGATATGAAAAGTTAGCGACTTTCACACATGAAGACATGCTTGTTTGACTTGTCAGTAATTGTTCTCCTTTAGAAAACTGATCCTTGCACCTAAGAACTTTCCAATTCTCACAGTCCTGTAATGCTGACTTGATTCAGGTGTTTATCCTTATCGTTGGTACTTCTTCTTTGTCATATAATACTTTTGTCATAAGACAGCAAAGATGGGAGCTTACCTGCTCCTAGTCTTGATTGAGAGATTTCCTGCCTTGTCTTACCAACAATTTTCTCGAGGTCTTGAGATGCTCTAGAAGAGATGGTTGCTAGCAAAAAACCTGTCTTCTTCTGTAGCGGTGAATCTTTTGTCCAGCCAGCCTCTTTCTACATCTGTTGTGTCCCACAGTCTCACCACTTGTTTGAGTTAGCTTTGCTTTATATCCCGACATCAAGTGGCTATGTGACCAGTTCCACATAACGTGGCTGGTGCTTGTTTACCTTGCTAATGGGTGGTAATTTAGCTGGAAGGTAGCTATGGAAAAGTGTGGGAGGCAGTTTCCATATCGTTCTAGGAAACCTCATCACCTGTTTACTCTGCTCTTATAATTGTAAGTCATAATTTCTTCTGTCTGGACGATGATCATCAGAAACGTCATGGCAAAGGAATATAAGGGAACCGGAATCTAGTTATGCTCTGTATGACATCAGAGAAGTTGgaaaaacatgaatattgatGTTCTACTCTTCTTGTTTTCACTTGGTTGTGCGTAAAAGACAACTCAATATTTGCAATCAATGAAATTGAATACTGTCACATAAATCACAGCACAAGTGATATGATTTATAGATAGTAAGCTATGTTTCTGAACTTAATTGGTCTTCTATTGTTAACTTTTGTAGGAAGCTATTCTTGTGTTATTTGGTTATTCTCAATCTCCATCTGTTTACACAGATCCTAAAACAGGTTACCTTTTAGGAATTGGGTTAAGAATAACTTGCACTTTAAATCTGCAAATACGCTTTTGTTGAAATTACAAACATGTTTATGTGTTGTCCATTCTACTTTTGAAAAGATCTTTCATGAAAAAGTGGAAAGAATCTGTATCTTATTTAGCCATACCAACATTGagctgaagaaaaagaagaaaaggaaatgcCAGCATGTCTTTTTCCTTGTAGCAATTATTTGAGTAATTTGTGTAATGTTTGTCTTAATTGTCCAGCAAAGTGGCTGCTACAGAGTGGGCTGACCATCTTACTGCCTCATGGTATGGATGGGGCTGGACCAGAGCACTCTTCATGCAGGATAGAGAGATGGCTACAGGTTTGTACAATGCACTTAAAATATAACCTATGCTGACAAGCACTGTACAGTCAAAATTGCCagagaagaccactcaggggaccaataaaatctggtctttgtggacaggtggtcactaaacACTGAAACCTGATGTGCAAAACCTAGATTTAGTACTGTGTGCCACACATTGGCCCTTTTCAATCATTTCCATCACAATGTCCTGTCTAGAGGTATCTTGTCCTTCGTCTGCTCTaactagcctggtcccagtctctacgggtcggcttgggtgtgttttaccgggcccagtctgctaaattgacccgtttctgtcagtctgtcttagCTGCTATATAGAGTTTCACAGCCACCATAGTTTAGCAGCCACTGTAGTTTTGCCGCCACTGTAGGGAGGGAGCTAACTACCCCTCGGGcaggctaatctgtctgggcgggcgggcatcactcccagccccGCAGAAAAACCGGAGAGCTCCCGACGGTATGGTTTCTAGGCTAGCTCTAACAGTTGTGAATTAACTTATGAGTTCAAGCTAACTTGTGTTTTCCTGTCACCCCCAGTTGTGCGACAGTAAGGAGGATGCAGTGGATGGAGATAACATCAACATGCAGGTGGTGAACCCCACCACACCTGCACAGTACTTCCACCTCCTCAGGAGACAGGTCAGGAGACTTGTGCTTCAGACATGTTGTACAATCACTGAGACACTAACAGTACTGTTGTGTCTTTTATGTTATGCCCACATGTTTAAATGTACAAACAATAGTTAAGATCAGCTATGTGTAAAATTACAACTCTGACAAATGTGTAACTTTTTACAGGTGTTAAAGACCAATTAACTCTATCTGTTGGCAACAGATTAAATATTTGGTGCTGTGATCATGATTAATGGAAATGAAATTTACAATCCCATGTGACATTAGCACAGTGATTATTTAACATCTTCCTCAACACACAGATGGTGAGGAACTTTAGAAAGCCTTTGGTAGTTGTTGGGCCCAAGATACTTCTCAGACTTCCAGTAAGTATACATCCTCTTTCTTGATGTACAATTAGTGCATGACTTGTATGGATTAATAAAGCAagaaaacgtacatgtagctgtcagaATGCTTCCATTGTTGTAAAATCAGTATGAATTGTATGTATGATTGTTCTTGCATCAATATTTAGAAAATTAATGTAATACATTGTCTGTAGGCTGCTACCTCCTCCCTGGAGGACATGGGACCAGGTACCTTCTTCAAGCCTGTAATAGGAGACAAAAGTGCAGACCAGACAaggtaaagcagtatcatattGTTCAAAGTGTTATATCATGTTTTGCTAGGGTAGTATTACATTTGCTTACAATTGAAAAAGATGCACTGAAAGTGTCAAATAAAGATGTTGTATTCATGATTTTCTGTGAATTGGGTGCAAAAAATGAAAGTTGAACAGTGTTCATCCCTGATGCAGATTTTCCATTGTTTGCTACCTCAAGACTTAATAGTGGGAAGTTTGTATAGTTATGGTTATCTTTGCTGTTTTCAGAGTTACCAGAGTGGTGTTCTGTAGTGGTAAGCACTACTATGGTCTGGCTAAAGAGAGGGATGCCAGGGGTGCTGCTGATGTGGCAATCATCAGAATAGAGGTAAATGCAACATGTGGGATAAAATTGCCCCTCTGTAATATTTGCAAGAACAAGaaccaaatagacggataatgATTTATATTTGGGtttttttcatgtcaaatgAAATAGTAATAACTCTCAGAAAACCATTGTATTTTAGTAAGTTATTGAGTTCACTTGATATTTTGATGATGACTTTTGTAGAGGACTAAAATCCAGAATGACTTAACAAATTTAATTTCATCTAAGACTTGTATATGTTGTATTATTCTagtaacatatacatatataagtgGTACATATTGAGTTTTATGACTTTTTTCTTCTCCATCAATACAGGAACTCTGTCCATTTCCAATGGAGGCAATCATGgaagaaatgaagaaatattCCAAAGCTACAGGTAAGATCAACAAAAGGTGTGGTATCTTTTGTCCTTTTGCCCATCAAATAGAATGaaggtaaaatgtttcaaagacCATCTATACTCCACTTCTTAAGTGCAAACAGGTCTAACCCCCACAAACAGTGAACAACAGACAATAAACCGGATGATGAGTGTGCTTCCAGTGGGGGTCTCATTCaaactttgattttgtttttgaaatatgTGACTTGTATTATTCTTCAACTCCCCACTTTAAACTAAGAACCTGGAATATTTGCCCTCCAGTGTCAACAGTTATGTTTGGTTTGCCCTCACCATTAcacaaaccaaaacaaacattaaGTGGGAGTTGCATTAAGGTAGCCTAAATTGAATTTCTTGCCTCCTGCCTGGAAACTGTTGAGGTGTTTTGGCAGCATGCTGTTTTTGAAACAATCTAGAGGGGAACTTTGGGTGCATGCTTACATCATCACTTTAAATTCATAAACTCAAATGCACTTTGATGCTCATTTGTAGATGGGCAGTGCTTGGAAATCAACCTGTTACATCTTCTTATCATCTTGGgagaccttttttttttacttttatcaTGGACATAGCTTCCTTATGCTTTTTCTAAATATTCTCCATCAGATTACAGCAAAATGCATCATGGCCCGAATTAGGGGGAACATGTGCTTGAAATACATATCTAACGCCATAAAgaaagttttatttatttatgtattcttttactaaggtagctccctcagtggcttggcactgattGCAAAAGTTGCAGAATTTGTAATCATCATCTATTTTTTAATCCCACAGAATTCATTTGGAGTCAAGAGGAGCATAGGAACATGGGTGCATGGTCATTTGTTCATCCAAGATTTGAAAACCTTTTAGCATGCAAGGCAAGTATCTATGCACTTAATAATCACATTGTCATGTTACTTATCGAGACATCACATAAGAATATAAGTTTGTAAAAAAGACATTGTTGAGGGGAGGTTATTTCATTTTAAGTATTCTTTGATGATTGTTTTATCAATGCAAGGAGGTAAGAAAAATGTATGAACCTACAATTGTCtgatgaaaaaaacatgcaagttTTCTTGATTCAACTCTGTCCTAGCCTACGTTAACGTGCCCTCCTTAAGAAGCAATTTCATGTGTTTCTTAAGTGAAACATAGCACATCAGATCATTTCAAAAACTATCATTGCACAGCTTAATACtcaaaatgtttcctttttttttgataGCTGAAGTATGTGGGCCGTGGTGTCCTGGCAACCCCAGCTGTGGGAGTGGGGGAAGTACACCAGGCTGAGGCCAAGCAAGTCATCACAGACGCCTTTGCCTAGCAGGATTTCAAGCTTGAGTGTATCATGAGGTCTTGTTTTATCATATCAGATGCTACATATCACAAAAATACAGCCCCTCCTCACCCTCAACATCAAGCATTTGTGATGTTTTTATCTATATCAATATTGGGAGAAGAGATTTAAGTTTTCCAAAAAGGAACTGTATGCTCAAAAATTGTGGATATTAGCATCTCGAAGTTTATTAGCTTCTTAGCTTACATTTGTGGCTTTTGATAAAAGGTATTATGTATTAGAATTGGACTCAACCCCTGCAATCTGCAttagcgaagccaagccaaggAGAAGATTAGTTTGATATTCTCAGCAAATCCTTGGTAAAAGTGCCCTTGAAAGTCCTATAATGTCTTCACCACCCTTTCTTAACTTTTAGTGGCATATAGGGTCAAAGTAGCCTGATTAAATTGTGTTTATAGTGGTCCGCCCAACTTTTGTCAGCCCCCTGTGGGGAGGGGTCCATTATAAACATGCACAGCAGGGATTGTATTACACAGAAGAGGATTTTAGATGATTTCCAGAGAATAGTTGTGATTTTGTTACAGCATGTTTAtactgtgtacgtgtgtgtagtGTTTTGTCTTAAAATGAATGAACTTAAACAAAATCTCTTAGCTCCCAATTCTAAAATACAAATGGATTCATAATATTTATTGGGGGCATGCTTGCATATTTTGTGTATAATAACATTTCAGCTGTGACATATCTCCACAGGAGACATGAAATAAGAGCAGAACCTTTTCTCTTTCAGCCTTGTTTAACGTCAGATTTATTGAACTGCAAAACACATTTACAATGTCCAACTTACATTTTGTAAGAATTGCaagagaaggaaggaaagagCATTTTCCTGTACTAGGACCAATGACCATTATCTAATCAACAATGTTTCCAGTCAGTCAGTTTGTCTTTTACTTCACTTCATAATGTAGAATTGTGCAATTATGTTGTTACTTCATTAATTGATTCTAGTCTTACAAATGTGGAAACATAGTTTGAGATTGAAAAAATACTTACAGAACTTGAAGAAGGTGTTTTTGttaatgttatattttcttacaATAACAGACATATTTCCATGAACAACAACTAAGGTGACGAATCTTCAAGTTTAACTCTGGTGTGAGACCCATTTTGGCTGATGTTCCTGTCCACAGGTGCATGAATctgaaaaggagaaaaaaagtgataataaattaataaatgcatagtaaaatatacatgtaacattaaaaTTCTTACCAAAAAAGTGCTAAACATGGTCATCAGACTCCAGATGTGAAATTTTGACATACTGGTAACATATAGCATTTCACTTACTGCCTCGGAGATGTCTGGCCAATGCAAGGCCTTCTGCAGGGCATCATTCCTACTGGGAGGGGTCTCCATATTCCAGTAGGTAAACTCCTGGAACTTCTGCGCTGCATAAAATACTCTGGCCTGACAGATCACATGGACGGGAAAAATTGTCACATGTTATTCTAGTACTGACCAGTAATGATGTGGAATAACATTATGCCACTATCAATTAGGGGAGGgtgaaacaataaaacaataacgATAACGATATTGAATAATAAAGTTTTAATTCaatctacatgtgtatatcattACCACTGAATTAAAATGATACAGAGTTTCAAAATGAAGTAAAATATtaaaataaacatttattttgaaTCAAATGAGAAAGATGTTGGGAGgacatctgaaatgtctgatatTTTCACATTGTAATCAAGTGATAAAGGTTGAATTAAAATTCTATTCTGTAATCTCACCTCCTCGTCTGATACTGCCTTGTGTTTTTCCTTCAGAACTAGCCCAGTGTAACCGTCTGGTAGGGTGATGTTCCCACCTCTTAGTTCCCGTCCACGAAACGATGCTTGGAGTACTTCATGCAAGTAAAAAGATAGTGTCAGTTGCAGAAAAATGTCAGCTATTTCAAAGCTATAAAATAATATCATAACATGgtaggtgggggggggggcggtgggTACAGAATGTCAACTGAAGAAAATGAGTGAATAACTTATAGGTAGTGAAGTTTTCTTGTTCCAGATAAAAAAAAAGTAGTAATTTTTCACCTCCTTGTCCGTCGTCCCTTATGCTCGGCGTGAAATACTGGGCCACCTGCGCGGGGCCGGTGTGCTCGATCTCGCACGGGAGAAGGTGCAACTTCGCCGGCGCTGTCTCACCATTCACCCCGCTCAGATCTACTTCAACAGACATGGTCGCGGTCAGAGAAGCTTCTGCTTACCCTCAGAGGTACAAGATGGGATTCACGTTTACTGTGCGAGCCAGcagatattttttcttcttacaGGAACTGACACCACACTGCATGAAGATTTCCCGCGTTAACTTAGGTCAAAGGGCATTTGAGGTCTTTGGGGTATGGTCAATACCATTAAACTGTAGGGAATGTAAAATTTTGATACGTAGTCACCATTCATTAAAAAGGACCCATGTAAACTACATAGTATctatcatatttttttattacaagAGACAATGAATTAATTTGTATGAGATACAGAATACTGTAGCTACTATTTGAAAATCAGCTATGACCTTATGTGATTTATGCTTACCTTATACACAATGGTTTAGTCCTTACAATGGAGGAAAGCATGTGAACCTTCGTGTCTTCGACCTTCACGTGAAGTCGCACCTATATACCACGGCTAGCGAAATAGAGACCACGGTTACCGAAATAATAGGCGTCCTAGACGTCAAAC from Branchiostoma lanceolatum isolate klBraLanc5 chromosome 4, klBraLanc5.hap2, whole genome shotgun sequence includes these protein-coding regions:
- the LOC136433549 gene encoding adenosine receptor A2b-like, which encodes MSSCVKVANFSYLQNDSIRNTTEACHGKSEWTDELFLSVQTRILLIVFVNGPICLITLIGNSLVIIAVAFTRKLQVATNFYIVSLSVADLIIGMIAGTFHIFSTLHGHPLVTENYGNCLFYWITLISIFCASVFNLLALSIDRYIAVMKPLHYHNIMTWKARTGLLVLVWLMSCVFGSVHLFGLCYPQKFLKTGECSVMDIFDHYSVGHFFITPVFISLLCILVMYGLVFRAARRQTQRISAVQPMMTTEQRKQNVFLGTLKAVKTLSIILGCLLICWIPMILIMWLTIITETILLDAKTFYALVYMLPFTNSAVNPIVYAYRDKVFRKTFRSIFCKICGKEGRDNNISVSRHSSRASRNTVGHISQIELSTISSRVNL
- the LOC136433554 gene encoding ribonuclease H2 subunit C-like, with the protein product MSVEVDLSGVNGETAPAKLHLLPCEIEHTGPAQVAQYFTPSIRDDGQGVLQASFRGRELRGGNITLPDGYTGLVLKEKHKAVSDEEARVFYAAQKFQEFTYWNMETPPSRNDALQKALHWPDISEAIHAPVDRNISQNGSHTRVKLEDSSP